One Streptosporangium sp. NBC_01495 DNA window includes the following coding sequences:
- a CDS encoding DUF4396 domain-containing protein — translation MSEPVQHVSHAAGEGHHEPGHHPRKAGWRVAASATLHCLTGCAIGEVLGMVIGTALGWPNVPTLALAIALAFFFGYALTLVGLRRAGVDWRKALRLALAADTLSILVMEIVDNAVMVAVPGAMDAGLTSGLFWGALAFALLVAFLVTTPINKWIIGRGRGHAVIHAYHH, via the coding sequence ATGTCCGAACCGGTGCAGCACGTGAGCCATGCCGCGGGTGAGGGGCACCATGAACCCGGCCATCACCCACGGAAGGCCGGTTGGCGGGTGGCCGCGTCGGCGACCCTGCACTGCCTCACCGGGTGCGCCATCGGTGAGGTGCTCGGCATGGTGATCGGCACGGCTCTGGGATGGCCGAACGTGCCCACCCTCGCCCTGGCCATCGCGCTGGCCTTCTTCTTCGGCTACGCGCTCACCCTGGTCGGGCTGCGCAGGGCCGGCGTCGACTGGCGCAAGGCCCTGCGGCTGGCACTGGCGGCCGACACCCTGTCCATCCTCGTCATGGAGATCGTCGACAACGCCGTCATGGTCGCGGTTCCCGGCGCCATGGACGCGGGACTGACCTCGGGCCTCTTCTGGGGCGCCCTCGCCTTCGCCCTCCTGGTGGCCTTCCTGGTCACCACGCCCATCAACAAGTGGATCATCGGCCGGGGCAGGGGACACGCCGTCATCCACGCCTACCACCACTGA